In the Acropora muricata isolate sample 2 chromosome 1, ASM3666990v1, whole genome shotgun sequence genome, one interval contains:
- the LOC136924708 gene encoding uncharacterized protein has translation MSADGESSNLGRTIKAYRGHITRLINELEPHFSEQFASDEVVERHSSLVSIFEKLKRASSEWFHLTEGSADRESISEDYAKDVFRMQVFENKYKEWLDRVYTPRRREVYGEGILNTSGIDLSSKMPAGANAEVSHVKNVSEVSGVKPSNLIQNSSIQDTAPHQSRSREMNLPQGSESCARDVKRAMAQLKVRELQEIQAIKESEIELRLQEESTRLLAERERLQLRSQLMQARIDAERAELEAAFGDQVGHSSVISAAGSVRVHENVERYLTGLPSVIPGQPFEGERVKPETRKYTLPEVKVDPSELKFLSGRATRHDVSTFPRDLRKSGEGSCHGEDVNNDNTVDKLEKFVQRQQTAIDKVVLGLEKLDMPKREFLYFDGDPSRYPRFIKNFELNVESTIEDDNVRLSYLIQYCTGKAKEAIENCVILSGSEGYKAARDILKRNFGQRHVIIRSLIDKVVKGPQLKSSDGEKLSQLARDMRICQLNSSELRYQADINSIDTLTKIVMRLPVHMQAKWAEESGKLLEMSLEPSFLDLTEFIEKRALVANTEFGKLVGSKQSEPRLKRPPWRVADGKGTVLAFSKVGGNLQDLRNANSLRGKYPVESRAICKFCDGTHELEKCFKFRDKRYAQRKEFIRKQNLCENCLKPNHVARRCRSPGACLLSGCKERHHSLLHPPSSCVTPVDLGESGRTQTTNDQINTSSKETNKECTTASPHHIEAGGNSIAGSNRTRISLRIVPVRVSAKNGKEVKTYAFLDDGSDTSLCLQRLVEELGVKGSPTSFALTTINAEGTQRLGEELSLTVKALTSNDYIHLDRVYTVNNLPVSKKSIPCTEDIRDWPHLKGISLPKLDKEVSILIGNDVPEAHWVFEERRGRRKQPCAARTLLGWTLIGPLGSTNHCVASINFLSGGQEPLSGQIERMYNADFTETTASSKEMMSIEDRRALAIMESTVQMNDGHYQLSLPWKYENPCLPNNRTMAVNRLDLLKRRLQKDEDLKRRYKETVEDYISHGHARKVPDCQAGSPVWYLPHHPVVHPQKPGKVRVVFDCAAKFRNTSLNDQLLQGPDLTNSLVGVLLRFRQERIGISADIEKMFHQVKVSPQDTRALSFLWWPGGDFSKEPEDHQMLVHLFGARSSPSCSSFALKKTAEDNRKYFDAEIIDTVNRNFYVDDCLKSVASTDEAFHLVHQLPALLRRGGFRLTKWLSNHREVLASVPESDRAPSVKSLNLDLEKLPIERALGMQWDTEQDTFSFRTIRDVTVNTRRGILSVVSSLYDPLGLAAPMILPAKRLLQKMCKENLGWDDVICSDDLVRWSEWTRDMTGLSNMKVPRCVKPNNFRKVDSIQLHYFSDASEEGYGVVSYLRIVDSQGNIACSILLGKARVPPLKTVTMPRLELTAATVAVKIHKQIREELTLPIHEVAFWTDSTIVLQYVKNSRKRFQTFVANRLATIHDLSSPSQWRYVSSDLNPADFASRGFRPHERAKLKIWLEGPTFLLQDETHWPVQPPYLPEISEDDRNIKPVKAQMYVVQQDFGADTLIHHYSSWFALKKAVAWVNRFQTYLRYQSGKITVGDVKRGELSVHELLNAEEKVVKHVQGLFFPKELAVLLNEATQNTSNKVSRSSGKRLCNVSYSSPLRKLNPVVVDGIIRVGGRLGNTDALSYASKHPIILPNKHHVTDLIIRHYHQVGHVGATQVLAVIRRKFWILKGGTAVRRVIIKCRKLNAKPEQQIMAPLPVARITPADAPFTSVGVDYFGPIPIKLKRSRVKRYGCIFTCLTMRAIHIEVSQDLSTDSFLMAFSRFVSRRGAPTEIYSDNGINFRGAECEVRRALETWNQTRITESMRRRDVQWYFNPPHASHRGGVWERMIRSVRKILRALLGTQIVNDETLLTIMTEVEKILNDRPLTKLSEDPKDLEALTPNHLLLSHRNHCLAPGDFSTASADKYTRCWRQAQYLSNIFWRRWVDEYLLSLQERQKWFRPHRNLAVGDLVLITDQHSPRGQWPMAIVEEVIADRDGDVRQATVRTARCTLTRDIRKLCLLEAASV, from the coding sequence ATGTCTGCGGACGGTGAATCGAGCAACTTGGGACGGACGATCAAGGCCTATCGTGGGCACATTACAAGGTTAATAAACGAATTGGAACCGCATTTCTCGGAGCAGTTTGCCTCTGATGAAGTGGTCGAAAGACATAGCTCATTAGTGAGTATATTTGAAAAGCTAAAACGGGCTAGTTCAGAATGGTTTCATCTAACCGAGGGATCGGCGGACAGAGAGAGTATTTCCGAAGATTATGCGAAGGATGTTTTTCGAATGCAAGTTTTCGAGAATAAGTACAAGGAGTGGTTGGATAGAGTCTACACGCCTAGGAGACGAGAGGTCTACGGTGAAGGAATATTGAATACCTCAGGTATTGATTTGAGTTCTAAAATGCCCGCCGGTGCGAATGCTGAAGTTAGTcatgtgaaaaatgtttctgagGTGTCAGGTGTGAAACCATCTAATTTGATTCAAAACAGCTCTATTCAAGATACAGCGCCACATCAATCGCGTTCAAGAGAAATGAACTTACCACAGGGTAGTGAATCGTGTGCAAGGGATGTCAAGCGTGCAATGGCCCAGCTTAAGGTGAGGGAACTCCAAGAAATACAAGCGATTAAGGAGAGCGAGATAGAGCTACGGCTTCAAGAAGAGAGCACGCGTCTTTTAGCTGAAAGGGAGCGTTTACAACTTAGAAGCCAATTGATGCAGGCTAGAATCGATGCAGAACGAGCTGAGCTTGAAGCTGCTTTTGGAGATCAGGTTGGACATAGTTCAGTTATTTCTGCTGCAGGATCTGTGCGGGTCCATGAGAATGTGGAGCGTTATTTGACGGGATTGCCATCCGTAATACCTGGCCAACCTTTTGAGGGCGAACGTGTTAAACCGGAAACCAGAAAATACACCTTGCCGGAAGTAAAAGTCGATCCATCTGAATTGAAGTTTTTGTCCGGACGTGCCACACGTCATGACGTTTCCACCTTTCCCAGAGATTTACGCAAATCAGGCGAAGGTAGTTGTCATGGTGAGGATGTTAACAATGATAATACAGTGGACAAGTTGGAAAAGTTTGTTCAACGACAGCAAACGGCCATCGATAAAGTTGTACTTGGTCTTGAGAAGTTGGATATGCCAAAGCGCGAGTTTTTGTACTTTGATGGTGACCCTTCGAGGTACCCCAGGTTTATCAAGAATTTTGAGCTTAACGTGGAATCTACGATTGAGGATGACAATGTCAGGCTGTCTTATCTGATCCAGTATTGTACAGGCAAGGCTAAAGAAGCGATCGAAAACTGTGTTATTTTGTCCGGGTCTGAAGGATATAAAGCTGCTCGTGATATCCTCAAAAGGAACTTTGGTCAAAGACACGTGATTATTCGTTCTCTTATTGACAAAGTAGTTAAGGGACCACAACTGAAGTCTTCTGACGGAGAGAAGCTTTCTCAATTAGCACGTGACATGCGAATTTGCCAACTGAATTCTTCTGAGCTGAGATATCAAGCCGACATCAACTCAATCGACACCTTAACTAAGATTGTTATGCGTCTACCTGTGCACATGCAAGCAAAATGGGCAGAGGAGTCAGGCAAGCTTTTGGAAATGAGTCTTGAGCCTTCATTTCTTGATCTAACAGAATTTATTGAGAAGAGAGCGTTGGTTGCAAACACTGAGTTTGGTAAGTTAGTTGGATCCAAGCAGTCGGAACCAAGATTGAAAAGACCTCCTTGGAGAGTCGCTGACGGAAAAGGCACTGTCCTGGCTTTTTCTAAAGTTGGAGGAAATCTCCAAGATCTTAGAAACGCCAATAGTCTGAGAGGGAAGTATCCAGTTGAGAGTCGAGCCATATGCAAGTTCTGCGATGGAACACATGAGCTTGAGAAGTGCTTCAAGTTCCGAGATAAACGTTATGCCCAAAGAAAGGAGTTCATTCGAAAACAAAATCTGTGcgaaaattgtttgaagccCAATCATGTTGCTAGGCGTTGTAGAAGCCCTGGTGCTTGTTTGTTAAGTGGTTGTAAGGAGAGGCACCATTCGTTGCTTCACCCACCAAGTTCCTGTGTTACTCCAGTGGACCTTGGCGAGAGTGGAAGAACACAGACAACCAATGATCAAATCAACACCAGTTCCAAGGAGACGAACAAGGAATGTACAACAGCGAGTCCTCATCACATCGAGGCCGGAGGAAATAGCATAGCAGGCAGCAATAGAACACGAATTAGTCTGAGGATCGTGCCTGTACGAGTCTCTGCGAAGAACGGAAAAGAAGTCAAAACTTACGCTTTTCTTGATGATGGTTCAGACACATCCCTCTGTTTACAGCGCCTCGTAGAAGAGTTAGGCGTCAAAGGCTCACCAACGTCGTTTGCCTTGACTACTATCAACGCAGAAGGAACCCAGCGCCTTGGAGAAGAACTTAGTCTAACTGTGAAAGCCTTGACGTCGAATGACTATATACACCTTGATCGTGTCTATACTGTAAACAATCTTCCAGTTTCGAAGAAAAGCATTCCATGTACCGAAGATATTCGTGATTGGCCACATCTGAAAGGGATTTCTTTACCTAAACTTGACAAGGAAGTATCGATATTGATCGGCAACGATGTTCCCGAAGCGCATTGGGTCTTTGAAGAGCGCCGTGGTCGCCGTAAACAGCCTTGCGCAGCGCGGACATTGCTTGGTTGGACTCTCATAGGTCCGCTCGGTAGTACCAACCATTGTGTAGCAAGTATCAATTTCCTAAGCGGAGGACAAGAACCTTTGTCGGGGCAGATTGAGCGAATGTATAACGCCGATTTTACAGAGACGACTGCGTCATCTAAAGAAATGATGTCAATTGAAGATAGAAGAGCTCTGGCCATAATGGAAAGTACGGTGCAGATGAATGATGGTCACTATCAACTCTCACTTCCTTGGAAATATGAGAACCCCTGTCTACCGAACAACAGAACCATGGCAGTGAACAGGCTTGACCTTCTGAAGAGACGTCTCCAGAAGGATGAAGACCTCAAGAGAAGATATAAGGAAACAGTAGAAGACTACATTTCCCACGGCCATGCTCGGAAAGTACCTGATTGTCAAGCTGGAAGTCCTGTGTGGTATCTCCCTCACCATCCTGTGGTCCATCCACAAAAACCAGGCAAAGTAAGAGTTGTTTTTGATTGCGCAGCGAAGTTTCGAAACACGTCACTGAACGATCAACTACTGCAGGGACCCGATTTAACCAACAGCCTTGTAGGAGTCTTACTTCGCTTCCGTCAAGAGCGAATTGGTATCTCTGCCGACATTGAAAAGATGTTCCACCAAGTAAAGGTTTCCCCTCAAGACACGCGAGCCCTTTCGTTTCTTTGGTGGCCTGGAGGCGATTTCTCAAAGGAACCAGAAGACCATCAAATGCTTGTTCACCTGTTTGGAGCTAGATCATCTCCTAGTTGTTCaagctttgctttgaaaaagacgGCAGAAGATAATAGGAAGTACTTCGATGCAGAAATCATCGACACAGTCAACAGAAACTTCTACGTAGATGATTGCCTGAAGTCAGTTGCCTCCACAGATGAAGCATTTCACTTAGTTCACCAGCTGCCAGCATTATTAAGAAGAGGAGGCTTCCGCCTAACGAAGTGGTTGAGTAATCATCGAGAAGTCTTAGCGTCAGTCCCAGAATCTGATCGAGCACCATCAGTGAAGAGTCTCAATTTAGACCTGGAAAAGTTACCAATTGAGCGCGCCTTAGGCATGCAGTGGGATACAGAACAGGACACCTTCAGTTTTAGAACCATTCGAGATGTCACCGTGAATACAAGAAGAGGCATTTTATCTGTTGTGTCTTCACTGTACGACCCGCTAGGTCTGGCCGCGCCGATGATTTTGCCTGCAAAACGACTGCTGCAAAAGATGTGTAAGGAAAACCTTGGCTGGGATGATGTGATCTGTAGTGATGACCTGGTACGTTGGAGTGAGTGGACTAGAGATATGACTGGCCTGTCTAACATGAAAGTACCACGCTGTGTAAAGCCGAATAACTTCAGAAAAGTGGACTCCATTCAGTTGCACTACTTCTCAGACGCCTCTGAAGAGGGCTATGGAGTTGTTTCTTACCTCCGTATCGTTGATTCGCAAGGCAACATCGCCTGCAGTATCTTATTGGGCAAAGCAAGAGTCCCACCGTTAAAGACGGTCACAATGCCTCGCCTGGAGTTAACCGCCGCCACGGTCGCAGTCAAGATTCATAAGCAGATCAGGGAAGAGCTTACTTTGCCAATTCACGAAGTGGCCTTTTGGACGGATTCCACCATCGTTCTGCAGTATGTCAAGAACAGTCGTAAAAGATTCCAGACATTTGTTGCCAACCGGCTTGCTACGATCCATGACCTCTCGAGCCCGTCCCAATGGCGTTACGTTAGTTCTGACCTTAACCCAGCAGACTTCGCCTCACGTGGCTTTCGACCACATGAACGTGCTAAGCTGAAGATTTGGCTGGAAGGTCCTACGTTTCTGCTGCAGGATGAAACCCACTGGCCTGTTCAACCACCTTATTTACCTGAAATAAGCGAAGACGATCGAAACATAAAACCAGTCAAGGCCCAAATGTACGTTGTTCAACAAGATTTCGGAGCCGACACCTTGATTCATCACTATTCTTCATGGTTTGCtttgaagaaggcagttgcTTGGGTAAACCGTTTTCAGACCTATTTGAGATACCAATCGGGCAAGATTACAGTTGGAGATGTCAAAAGAGGAGAGCTATCTGTTCATGAGTTGCTGAATGCCGAGGAGAAAGTTGTCAAACATGTGCAGGGCTTGTTCTTCCCCAAGGAATTGGCAGTTCTATTGAATGAAGCGACCCAAAACACCTCTAACAAAGTCTCAAGATCGTCAGGGAAACGCCTATGTAACGTTTCCTACAGCAGCCCACTGCGCAAGCTCAACCCAGTTGTCGTCGATGGAATAATTAGAGTTGGTGGCCGTCTTGGAAACACAGACGCACTCTCTTACGCTTCAAAACACCCAATTATTCTTCCAAACAAACATCATGTAACGGATTTAATCATCCGCCATTATCATCAAGTAGGCCATGTTGGCGCAACTCAAGTTCTAGCTGTCATAAGAAGGAAGTTCTGGATCTTGAAAGGTGGTACAGCTGTAAGACGAGTGATCATcaagtgcagaaagttgaacgCAAAGCCTGAACAACAAATCATGGCTCCGCTACCTGTAGCACGCATTACACCAGCAGATGCACCCTTCACATCGGTCGGCGTCGATTATTTTGGTCCTATACCTATCAAGTTAAAGAGAAGCCGAGTAAAAAGATATGGTTGTATCTTTACCTGCTTAACCATGCGAGCAATCCATATTGAAGTATCGCAAGACCTTTCCACCGATTCCTTCTTAATGGCATTTTCTAGATTTGTGAGCAGACGTGGAGCCCCGACTGAAATTTACAGTGACAATGGCATTAACTTTAGAGGAGCAGAATGTGAGGTGAGAAGAGCGCTTGAGACGTGGAATCAAACACGCAtcaccgagagcatgcgcaGACGCGATGTCCAATGGTATTTTAATCCTCCTCACGCTAGTCACCGAGGAGGTGTCTGGGAGAGGATGATACGATCCGTTCGTAAAATACTACGCGCCCTACTTGGAACACAGATAGTGAATGACGAGACCCTTCTCACCATCATGACTGAAGTAGAGAAAATCCTGAACGACCGTCCACTCACGAAACTTAGTGAAGATCCAAAGGACCTGGAAGCTTTGACCCCAAACCATCTTCTGTTGTCTCACCGTAATCACTGTCTTGCCCCTGGAGACTTTTCTACCGCTTCTGCAGACAAGTATACAAGGTGCTGGAGACAGGCTCAATATTTGAGTAATATCTTCTGGAGAAGATGGGTAGACGAATACTTGCTATCTCTACAGGAAAGACAAAAGTGGTTTCGCCCTCACAGAAATTTGGCAGTGGGAGATCTAGTCCTCATAACTGATCAGCATAGTCCACGAGGACAGTGGCCAATGGCTATTGTGGAAGAAGTCATAGCGGACCGCGATGGGGATGTTCGCCAAGCCACGGTTAGAACAGCCAGATGTACATTGACAAGAGATATTCGGAAGCTATGTTTATTAGAAGCAGCCAGTGTTTGA